Genomic window (Castor canadensis chromosome X, mCasCan1.hap1v2, whole genome shotgun sequence):
AGGACCTTGTTGTGTGTCAGATTGGGATGCTTTCATATGAGTTTCCTCCAGCTCTGAAACCACCAGAAGACCTGGTGGTGCTGGGGAAAGATGCTTCTGGGCAGCCCATCTTTAACACTTCTGCCAAACACTGGACCAATTTTGTCAttacagaaaatgcaaatgatGCAATTGGCATCCTTAACAATTCTGCCTCGTTCAACAAAATGTCAGTTGAGTACAAATATGAGATGATGCCAAATCGTACATGGCGTTGTCGAGTGTTTTTGCAAGACCACTGCTTAGCTGAAGGTTATGGAACCAAGAAAACAAGTAAACATGCAGCTGCTGATGAAGCTTTGAAAATTCTTCAAAAAACGCAACCCACTTACCCATCTGTGAAAAGTTCACAGTGCCATACAGGCTCTTCACCCAGAGGAtctggaaagaagaaagatataaaGGATCTTGTAGTTTACGAGAACTCATCCAATCCTGTGTGCACACTGAATGATACGGCTCAGTTTAACCGGATGACAGTTGAATACGTCTATGAAAGGATGACAGGCCTCCGCTGGAAATGCAAGGTGATTCTCGAGAGTGAAGTCATTGCAGAAGCAATTGGGGTAAAGAAAAGTGTCAAATATGAAGCTGCTGGGGAAGCTGTGAAAACCCTCAAAAAGACCCAGCCAACTGTCATTAACAACCTGAAGAAAGGAACTGTTGAAGATGTGATTTCAAGAAATGAAATTCAGGGCCGCTCAGCAGAAGAGGCTTACAAACAGCAAATCCGAGAAGATAACATAGGAAATCAGCTGCTGAGGAAGATGGGTTGGACGGGTGGTGGTTTAGGTAAATCTGGCGAGGGCATACGAGAGCCTATCTCGGTCAAAGAGCAGCATAAGCGGGAGGGGCTGGGTCTTGATGTAGAGAGGGTCAATAAAATTGCCAAGAGAGATATCGAACAGATCATCAGAAACTATGCCCGCTCCGAGAGCCACACGGATTTGACTTTCTCCACAGAGCTGACCAATGATGAGCGCAAGCAAATACACCAGATTGCTCAGAAGTATGGCCTGAAGAGTAAGTCTCATGGGGTGGGCCATGATAGGTACCTGGTGGTAGgtagaaaaaggaggaaggaagacctactagaTCAGCTCAAACAGGAAGGCCAAGTGGGGCATTATGAGCTTGTTATGCCTCAGGCAAATTGAGTTCTTCCCAGTTGGTTTTGTAAATGCCTAATGAGGCAGATCTGTGGATTAAAGAAACGCTATATGTTCTGGTTGCAGAGTATATTCATTCTTAAGATGTTTCACCTTGTTCATTCATATAGTGCTTTATTAGGTATTTGAACCTAAAGAATTATGTCCACTTGTATTAGCTCAATCCAGCAGATGATACTGTGCAGTTACTGTCTGTGTCTTTAATATTGCTGTGCCCCTCGGATTTTAGGAGTTGTATTAAAGCCagaacacatacaaataaaatttcaccccaagaaaaaaattcatatttaaaaggGCATAGCACAGCAATCCACAACAATATGTAAAGTCATTATTGACTCTAATTAAACTATAGTTTTAATTCCAGACTTACTGAAAATGTCAGGTCTTTTTGtattatctattttcatttttgtgtgaaGACAGTTATAGAAGGTTTAACAGTAAATTGTGCTGTACGTGTAAATGTCCTTACCAATGATGTAAAACTTTCTTAAAGTAATTTTAGTGTTCATTATTTATAACTTCTACCACGTGATTTCCAGAGTATTAGAAGTGCTTTACTGTATCTTGTGATATATGAGTTTTAACAAATTCTAGTCTTCATACTGAGAGAGCACTACTTGAGAGAGCAGTTGAAAAGTTTCAAAAACTTTGATTCAATCTGAAGAAAGGAAGCTTGAACTGTTTGTTCTTGGTGCCTTGCAGAGAGACTCACAGCAACTCTCCATTGTAGCTTTTACATGGTTTGGATGTGCAGCACATCCAAGGCAACCACAGCTGTGGTAGAGCTCGGTAAAAGACTGAAGGTACATTGGTGCTTTGATGAAAAGGTCAGTTGGCTTGTCCCTCTCTCAAAAAGCTTATTAAGCCCAAAAAGCCAACTTTGTAACATATTTAAAACTGCTATTTTCGCTTATTTctggaatgtaaaaaaaaatgtataaaaagaattaGTGTATGCTTCCTGAATAAAAAGGAGCCAAAGTTGATCAGACTGGTGCTGTGCTTGTTTCTGGGCAGCAGCCTAGCAGTGACATTTTGGGTGTCTGGGTCTGTGGAGAAGGGAAGTGGTGTTTGCACAAAATACTTGAGTTGTCGAGCACATGTGACTGAACATAATGATTTAGCAGATAGGAACAGAATCAGTCTATGGATCAACATGTTGGGTTCAAGCAAATCTTAGGCTGTTTGGCTATTCACTTTTATATGATGTTGTACTTCAGATGAATTAAGAGTACCTCACCGATACCATCACAGATGAGCGCTAGTAGTTAAGCACCTCCAGTGAAGTGATGTTGAGGATGATTAGGTTGTTTGCCATATCTTAAAACATTTAGCAGGCTTGACATGTAATTGGTCCATAATAAACAGCAATTTCCTTTGCCctaatttttgcattttacacCAAGAAACTATAGCTAAATGGTTGTTTTAAAACCAGAAAGAGATTAGCCTTTACACCTGGATCTCTCTAACTCATAGAGACCTACGGTGACTAACAGTATCATAGTTGCTTTCTGCCAGTGGAGAAGAAATGAGGTATGCGTCTTATTTTTGCACTTAATACTTCAGCAATGGGCAAAGGGAACTAGGTTAAAATCTTTATAGGTTTTTGCCAACCTTGGAAAGCTGTGGTTCAATTAGCAAGGTAGAAAAACCTGTCTTGGATTCTCTTGAGTAAGAGTGGTTTTGGAGATTACAAGATGTGAAAACATGAGTTGTTTCTTTTtacatgtctttcttcttcccaaaataattttttggagggaaatattacatataaatCAGATTTGTTTAAATAGATGACTCTAACAAAACAGAAGGTTAGTATAGTTACGGTTAAGGCTCCTAAATAATTGGGTCAAGTATATAAGAATTTGGTTGCTGGTTTTGAGGGGCCAGATTTCTGAACTTTTTAGATCAGCTTTGGTACTGATGCAAAATTAGAGCAAAATCACTTAACTCTGCTTAAGAATAAAGTGATGTTgggttggaggtatggttcaagtggtagagcgcctgcctagcaagcatgaagccctgagtacaaacctcagtatctccaaaaaaaataataataatgtctaaaAACGGAGTTGACAAGAATAAACTGCTGACAGCCTTGCTGTTCCATTTTGTCCCTTTAATTGGTTccagtattttcttctttctttgaagtAGCAGTCATCTTTTAGCTCAGTAACCTTGCTATAAAATTTGCACAGTACATGAGCAGTCTCAATTTTATTTGGATTAAATATGTTAAGCTGAGGAACTGtttacatacaaacacacatcaGTGAGTCTCAGATCTACTTTCTGgattttttccttcccctttgcaaaatgaatggaaatatgcattctgctgggtttttttctttttttttccgaagcaggtgctctactgcttgagccacacctccagtccattgtgctctggttattttggagttggatATGGGGGgggagtctcatgaattatttgcctggtctggccttgaaccacgatcttcctgatctcagcctctcaagtagcaaggattacaggcatgggctaccagcacctggctaagggGTTCTGTTTTTAGTAGCATTCATTTTATGGGTAACCCTCAAAATTCATCTTGAGTCCTAAATAAAGAACTCTTAATTACAACTTTGGTTCTTCAGCATATCCCTTTCCCCACATCAGCAGGTACATAATTGAAGACAAGTTCAAATCTGCCATTTGAAAAGGAACCTTCCAAATCTGTTTTAGTTAACTTTGTTATAATTATTACCCTGCAAGCAGCCTGTGGTGCTTATTAAATACTGTAAAGGGAAAAAAGGCAATAATCATAAATGTTCGAATGATTGGTTAATGGTACCTTTGACCATTGCGGGGGGATCAGGTTGTTGGCTATAATATTTTGAAAGGATTATCCCATGAAAGAGATTGGGAGTGGTGGTGTTTCTCGGgtgttcaaaataaaatgtttctaaatCTGCCCATTCCCAGTCTCATCTTAAATTATTTCAGGTATGATAAACAGGTACCTACCATGGCAGTATGAGAAAGTTAATTCATCCATCAACTGGAGACTTAACTTAGTGGGGTCCTATTTTGAAGCAGAAAtggactttaggggaaatggctaaGCATATTTGAAGAATTGCTTGTAAGTGAAACAATCCAGTTAATGTGCAGTGCAGATTGAACTTCCCATGTTAAGGCTTAAGTACCCATCTTAGAGGATGAGTGGGGTACATGCATCATAAGGGCTTAATTTCATTTAGGCCCCCCAGGGATCACCAAGGCATGATAGTTTTCATAAAGTTGTCCTtgctagtggtgtggctcaagtggtaggagtgccagcccagcaagcgtgaggccgagttcaaaccccagtgccgccaaaaaaaaaataatgaaattgtccCTCTCTCTTTAAAATGTGTTAGGTTGCTCCTCAGAAGAAAGCAGTTATGTTTAAACATGGTAATGGGAGGATACCTGCACTCCCAAACTTTTGATGGGGAAgaattaaaacaatttatttttttttaccacttccagtctattttgccctggttactttggagatgggggtttgcAAATGTTTgctcaggatggcctggaactgtgatcttcccaatctcagtctcccaagtagcaaaaattataggcatgagccaccagtgcccagctaacaattttatttttaaaggtcagTTCATTTACAAGGGAAGCAGAACATGCAATAATTGCCTGTAACTACATTTccattgacttttattttttcacttttttctattaGTGTATATTACTTATACAAAAGTTTCATTGTGAAAtgtcatacatgaatataatgtactttgatcaaattcaccctctctactaCTCttatttccctcctccccttttaaGACAGTTTTAACAGTTTCGTTTGTTTTCACACATGTGCATGAAGTACCTCCACACATTTGGCTTCACCCTCTTATACTagggtcactttttttttttttttggcagttttgggatttgaacttaaggctttgggttcactaggcaggtgctctaccacttgagccactcctccagcccagtgTCACTTTTTTTAAGGGTcagattctgtatatgagagaacatgtgatgTACTCCCAAACTTTATATAGGATTTAAGACACCAATACAGTTTGATAGTGTTTTTCAGGTAGGTATTTTAAAGAGGTAGACTGTCAGGATCAGCAAGTTAGTTTCTGGTCTCTGAGGACACTGATTTGTTTATTCCCTCCCTTTATAATTTCATTCCCTTAACTGGCCATAATGTTTACTGaaacaattatttaataattttatagcCCATGaaaatttttgcagtactggggtttcaactcagggcctacaccttaagccactccaacggcctaattttgtgatttttttttttgagctaggatctcacaaactatttgcctgggctggcttctaactgcagtcctcctggatctttgcctcctgaatagctaggattacaggcgtgacccaccagtacccagctgaaaatgttttttaaaaaaagtatttagcACTATGAAGAGAAAAAGGCTCTTTACAACAGTATTAACTGATTTCTCCTTTTCACTCCCAGAAACAGTATTTTTGCACTTACCATAATATTTTAAAGGGGGGAGCAGTAGCTTGGCTATCCCCAAAGAAGTTGGTACTAAAAGTTCACACAGAGCTAAAATATAATAATACTACAAAGttttaaggttatttttatttacaacttttgaaaaatgtacattttttacaTGGGTTACTTGTGCAAAGTTAGAAGAGCAATGAATGCATAAAAGGTAACAAACATTGAACAAAACATATGCTTTGTCCCACGCTATATCTAAAAGTGTGAATATCCAATGAAAGATTGCAGACTTTGACTTAAAGTTTCTCGTAACACTGAAAGGGAAGAAACTAAAGCATGCAGCAGAAACTCAGGATTTAGATGGAAAATAGTTTGCCACAAATATGCTCCCTTCCTTGaattaattaaaactaaaaaaaaaataaagatgaattgTAAGTTTGTTTATCTAGGGTGACACTTCtcctttaaaaagattaaaggaTCTTCAACTTTCCCTAACTCCAAAACTGATGATTGCTTCCATTCCTCTGCTCCCACACCTCTTTGAAAAGCAAAAAACTTAGACCAGGATTCAGAAACTTTTAACAGGTGTGCCCTGTCAGTATCTTAAAGGAGTGGATATGTCAGTTATTACAATTACTTCAGTTGTTTGGCCAAGCCCTTCATTCCCTCCCTACCAGTAAATTCATATTGCTTAGAAATAAGTATCATAGGATTTTTAGCTTTCATTCTTTCAAAACTGATGTTTATAAAGATTTGTTTCCATGTTTTCTACAGGCCATATTCTAAACACATTCATTTCTGAATCTAACAAAAGGGAAGGACCAGCCAGAATGAAACATGAATTCAGCAATCACTTTGTTAAAAATAACATCCTGGTCATCAGACTATACATTAGAACCACTTATATAACAATTTACCTTAAAAGCTTAGTGTAAAGTACAGTAACACAAACAACTGCCCAGAGGCTTGGAAAGGAAATACAACAAAGAGTTAAGCACTAGTAATGTTTGCAAGTAACCCAGGTACAGTACATTGGATTTCATACAGGGTTTCTCTGATGTTCAACAGGAGGGCAGAAGGGACAGAAGAGCTTGGCAAGGGAAGGTGGAAACAGCACGACAACTATTTGCTTTTAATAAAGTAAATGTAATGAATGACATTAAGGAATAAGAAGGTGATAAACAcatcaatatatatttttcttatagccAGCCTCTTCTTTTGTTCCACCTGTGGTCAACAGTCACGCCAGCTCTGTTCTACTATTGCAGAAACACGCTTTTCATATTCCCGCTTGTTCTCCTGGTACAGCTGAGCAGCCTGGCTGTTTGCAGGACTATTGGGATTGGGTTCATCCAAAAGagactacagagaaaaaaaatgtaaatgttagTTGTTTCTcaatgcaaaaaatatatatatttggaacaaacagctgTTTTATGGCTGTCAACAATTGGATTGTCCTAAATAATAGCTAAATTTGCTATCATTACCATACTAACCTTGTGAACTGCAAGTAGCTTAGACAAATACACGTTTTCTGATAGCTTGAGTATTAATGGTCTGTTCTTATCGATAAGCTTTGACCAAAATTAAAAAGGTCTAAGTTACAACTTTCAAAAACAATCACTAACATAAACACATCAAAGGTCATAGTCACATTAAGGAAAAATTCACCTGTATGGATGTTAAAATGGAAGACACATCATAGGTTGGACTCCAACGGTTCTGAAGTATATCCAGACATATACTACCATCTGCATAGACTAAAAGCATAAAAGTATGTATATTAAACATAACAATCCACTAAAGTTTTAATACAGTCAAGATAAAAAAATACCCAAGAATATTTTGTTTCAAAGCTTAAATAATAAATCCCTAGTTAACTCCTTAATTAGCTGCCTAAAAAGATGagtcaggctggcagagtgactcaagcagtaggagcacttacctagcaagcatgaagccctgagttcaaaccccaatgtgtccaaaaaaaaaaaagatgaatcatAATCCTTACTAGTGAAATCATGGTGTTTtctgccagtactggggtttgaactcaataccCTGaccttgctaggctctaccacttgaaccacaatcccaaGTAATCAGGGTGATCAGAGACTCTCAAATGTGACTGGTATAAAACTGGAAGATACTgtgttcatttttctaaaatgagcCCTACTTTCTGGGAAATCATACACATTTTCTAAAGGGTCCTTAGCCATAGAATTGTAGGACACTGATTCCTCAAAATTTGTAAACTATAATCTCCTAtctaaaataatgaaagacagcTCAGAGTTCTCAAGGTTCCATTTTGGCATAAAGATATTATTAGATACCATGAAAAATACTTTCATTAACTTAGAACAACAAGCCACTCTAAGCTTACTActaggaaaaaaagtgaaaattagaaTCACCTGTCGCACTTTTCCAACACAATGTATGCCTGGCTCTCAGCAGCACAATCTAGTATTTGGTAGGCCTAaagaatctgtattttttttttcagtactggggcttgaactcagggccttcaccttgagtcactccaacagctcttttctgtgaagtgtttttctgtgatagggtctcacggaactatttgcctgggctggcctggaaccgagatcctcctgatctctgcctcctgagtagctaggattacaagtgtgagccaccagcggcCAGCtataatctgtatttttaaaatgttccatggTAATTCTGATGTGCAAAACTATTTTTCTAAGTGCTAGTAAAGATAATTACAACACACAGTTACCGGAATCTGGCCTGATATTAAAAGGAAACCTCAGTCACatccttattttcatttaataagtAAACAAAGATCACTAAAACCAGAAAGGCGGCTCTTAGACGCTAAGCAAGGGGAAAGTACCTTTCTTGCTTCAGTTCTAGGACTAAAGACCAAGATGGCAATAGACCACTATGAACAAGTTCACATTTAAGGAAACAGAAGATGCCTAAGCAAATACCCAAGTAGTACAAATAGGAAATGTGGAATACCACTATATACACCACTGTGATACTACTATATTAGAGTAACTTAAAATACTGTAAGTAATACTTGCCATTTGGATGAAACATCTTGGAGACAAATCTAACTGTAGGTGGCTTATTTGGATATTCTTCAGTGAATTCTATGGTAAGCTTAAATGTTCCTGAAGTTAGAAAAGAATCAGTTAAGAAATCTATTTATCACTTTGCTAAGTAgtgctttgtttttaaagctCCATGcgtttttttcaaatattaaaatgaaagaatgcaAAGATACAGTAGAGAGAGGAAAGGCAGACCAGGTAAGGAACACATCTGTAGAAATGGCTCTAAGGATGTTCAGATATTCTAAGAATCACCACACAAAGatgctttgtgttttgttttgccattaaTCCCCACCCCCCTCAAACTTAAAGACAGCATCACAAACTCAAAATTACTCCTTGCAGGATGACTTTAGCCAtggtattttgaaaatatccttaaaataaaatgatcagaAACTGGACCCAAagtttgggtcttctattcttcTAAAGCCTAGCCTATTTCAATTAGCTGTCTTAATGGActagaaagaataaaacacaaagaTTCAAAATTAACACTAGAAATACCAACCCGTaatcaagttatttttaaaacagaaaggaaTAAGCATAAAAGTGTTCAGTGGTTCCTTTACATGTAACAGCAACTCTATACTGAAAATTTCATTGAATTTAAGCCATAACAAACTTCACAGTCCCTCACAAAACCCTAAGTAtgatttataaagtattttaataaaaaatcaaCCCAATCATTCACACTAACAGAGGAAATGAATggcagaaataatttaaaactcaCCTTTGGTTTAGATTGCATTCAAGAGT
Coding sequences:
- the Nkrf gene encoding NF-kappa-B-repressing factor, with amino-acid sequence MAGGRLLLGGDFLSPPPLPPLPPPPLPPLPPPPPEPVLEQWRYSHESDWQWALRRSFICRHLHSYPGAALDQLLALSAAWTNHVFLGCRYSPRLMEKILQMAEGIDIGEMPSYDLMLPKPSKGQKRHLSTYDGQNPPKKQAGSKFHSRPRFEPVHFVASSSKDERQEDPYGPQTKEVNEQTHFASMPRNIYQDYTQDSFSVQDGNSQYCDSSGFIFTKDEPVTTNMYFESGNPAPSSTSQQANSQSAPDPAPSQTYPESVVAEKQYFIEKLTATIWKNLSNPEMTSGSDKINYTYMLTRCIQACKTNPEYIYAPLKEIPPADIPKNKKLLTDGYACEVRCQNIYLTTGYAGSKNGSRDRATELAVKLLQKRIEVRVVRRKFKHTIGEDLVVCQIGMLSYEFPPALKPPEDLVVLGKDASGQPIFNTSAKHWTNFVITENANDAIGILNNSASFNKMSVEYKYEMMPNRTWRCRVFLQDHCLAEGYGTKKTSKHAAADEALKILQKTQPTYPSVKSSQCHTGSSPRGSGKKKDIKDLVVYENSSNPVCTLNDTAQFNRMTVEYVYERMTGLRWKCKVILESEVIAEAIGVKKSVKYEAAGEAVKTLKKTQPTVINNLKKGTVEDVISRNEIQGRSAEEAYKQQIREDNIGNQLLRKMGWTGGGLGKSGEGIREPISVKEQHKREGLGLDVERVNKIAKRDIEQIIRNYARSESHTDLTFSTELTNDERKQIHQIAQKYGLKSKSHGVGHDRYLVVGRKRRKEDLLDQLKQEGQVGHYELVMPQAN
- the Ube2a gene encoding ubiquitin-conjugating enzyme E2 A, giving the protein MSTPARRRLMRDFKRLQEDPPAGVSGAPSENNIMVWNAVIFGPEGTPFEDGTFKLTIEFTEEYPNKPPTVRFVSKMFHPNVYADGSICLDILQNRWSPTYDVSSILTSIQSLLDEPNPNSPANSQAAQLYQENKREYEKRVSAIVEQSWRDC